A stretch of the Flavobacterium sp. 5 genome encodes the following:
- a CDS encoding alkaline phosphatase — protein MEASKNGRRQFIRNTLLATGAIILAPNFISCSDDNNDNEEDKINAADYTKINFNQGVASFDPTKSKVIIWTRYNSPDKKILWEVSKDINFSKILRTGTITTEYSRDNTIAVELTELEENQKLYYRFSNKDDKAISVIGETITFPENASSIKLAVCSCSNYQAGLFNVYNAMAKSEADVIVHLGDYFYEYEAGGYGANTQNASLNRFHQPTHEILSLEDYRTRYKQYRSDTDLQLAHQKKPFICVWDDHEVANDAYKEGAENHSADEGSYETRKQNALQAYSEFLPFSRLEANNQSLIYRNFNLGNLVNLTMLDTRIIGRDKQLNMNDYITASGFDAVKYQTDITNPSRGLLGTTQRNWLAQIVDSNTAKWQVLGQQVLMAKMYVPAEMLTAFGSPNFTSILTELVTLKVRLLNNDPSLTPQEIARISTVLPYNLDAWDGYPIDRELMYNTFGNKKIISFAGDTHNAWSSKLTKQDKTEVGIELATSGITSPGFEVYLGNPSAETLKAFEGALTTLVDDLNYFDASRRGYILTTFTNSNVKAEWVFVSTILSSSYSTSIGHTVVYS, from the coding sequence ATGGAAGCATCAAAAAATGGCAGAAGACAGTTTATTCGAAACACATTATTGGCAACTGGAGCAATTATTTTGGCTCCAAACTTTATTAGTTGTAGTGATGATAACAACGATAATGAGGAAGATAAAATTAATGCTGCCGATTATACAAAAATAAATTTTAATCAGGGAGTGGCTAGTTTTGATCCTACAAAATCTAAAGTAATCATATGGACTAGATACAATAGCCCTGACAAAAAAATACTTTGGGAGGTTTCGAAAGATATTAATTTTAGTAAAATCCTTAGAACTGGTACTATCACCACAGAATATTCGCGAGATAATACTATTGCTGTCGAGTTAACAGAACTTGAAGAAAATCAAAAATTATATTACCGTTTTAGTAATAAAGATGACAAAGCGATTTCGGTTATTGGAGAAACCATTACTTTTCCAGAAAATGCTTCTAGTATAAAGTTGGCAGTTTGTTCTTGTTCGAATTATCAGGCGGGTCTTTTTAATGTTTACAATGCTATGGCAAAATCTGAAGCTGATGTTATTGTGCATTTAGGAGATTATTTTTATGAATATGAAGCTGGAGGATATGGGGCCAATACTCAAAATGCATCTTTAAACCGTTTTCATCAACCTACACATGAAATTCTTTCTTTAGAAGATTATAGAACCCGATACAAACAATATAGATCGGATACCGATTTGCAATTAGCCCATCAGAAAAAACCATTTATATGCGTTTGGGATGATCACGAAGTAGCAAATGATGCGTATAAAGAAGGAGCAGAAAATCATTCGGCAGACGAAGGCAGTTATGAAACTAGAAAGCAGAATGCTTTACAGGCTTATAGTGAGTTTTTACCATTTTCGAGATTAGAAGCAAACAATCAAAGTCTGATTTATCGAAATTTCAATTTAGGAAATTTGGTAAATCTTACGATGTTGGATACTAGAATTATTGGCAGAGACAAACAGTTAAATATGAATGATTATATAACTGCTTCGGGTTTTGATGCGGTAAAATATCAAACAGATATCACCAATCCATCAAGAGGCCTATTAGGGACAACACAACGCAATTGGCTGGCACAAATAGTGGATTCAAATACGGCTAAATGGCAAGTATTGGGACAACAAGTATTAATGGCTAAAATGTATGTTCCTGCAGAAATGTTAACTGCTTTTGGATCACCAAATTTCACTTCTATTTTGACCGAATTGGTTACCCTAAAAGTAAGATTGCTGAATAATGACCCTTCACTAACGCCTCAAGAAATAGCGAGAATTAGTACTGTATTACCCTATAATTTGGATGCTTGGGATGGATATCCTATAGATCGTGAATTGATGTATAATACATTTGGTAATAAAAAAATCATAAGTTTTGCAGGTGACACTCACAATGCTTGGAGTAGTAAATTAACTAAACAAGATAAAACAGAAGTAGGGATTGAATTGGCAACTTCTGGAATTACTTCTCCCGGTTTTGAAGTCTATTTAGGAAATCCTAGTGCAGAAACTCTTAAAGCTTTTGAGGGTGCTTTAACAACTCTGGTTGACGATTTAAATTATTTTGATGCCTCCCGCAGAGGTTATATTTTAACAACTTTTACCAATAGTAATGTAAAAGCAGAGTGGGTATTTGTAAGTACTATTTTGTCTTCTTCATACTCAACATCAATAGGTCATACGGTTGTTTATTCTTAG
- a CDS encoding DUF4407 domain-containing protein, with amino-acid sequence MLKQFFILCSGADKPLLEGCSEGEQTKYVGIGATVFFTAVMAFIASAYALFTVFDNVIPALLFGFVWSLLIFNLDRFIVSTIRKRNNFASEFLQATPRIILAIIIAIVISKPLEIKIFEKEINTVLLKEKNAMALNNKKEVASFFKSDLDKNKSEITNLKTEITNKEKELSTLYQAYIQEAEGTAGTKKMGKGPIFKEKISKYNLASSELDTIRKNNLAKIAVLEKSTKTLQTDLDKKVTDTQPIIDGFDGLMARINALNKLPWIPSFFIMLLFLAIETSPIIAKLLSPKGEYDFKLEDLETALKATLDQNKYQRELLIKTSALMHDKVYEDIVQDKRLYDLQRKNAEELLELQSNGFLERQKQTL; translated from the coding sequence ATGTTAAAACAATTTTTTATCCTGTGTTCAGGCGCTGACAAACCACTCCTGGAAGGTTGTTCCGAAGGCGAACAAACAAAATATGTTGGTATTGGCGCTACTGTTTTTTTTACTGCAGTTATGGCTTTTATTGCCAGTGCTTACGCTCTTTTTACCGTTTTCGACAATGTTATTCCCGCACTCCTTTTTGGGTTCGTTTGGAGTTTACTTATTTTTAATCTGGATCGCTTTATCGTTTCTACTATTCGAAAAAGGAACAATTTTGCTAGTGAATTTCTGCAAGCGACTCCGCGAATAATTCTAGCCATCATTATTGCTATTGTAATTTCGAAACCATTGGAAATTAAAATTTTCGAGAAGGAAATCAATACTGTTTTATTGAAAGAAAAAAATGCAATGGCTTTGAATAACAAGAAGGAAGTTGCTAGTTTTTTCAAATCTGATTTAGATAAAAACAAATCTGAAATCACAAATCTAAAAACTGAGATTACCAATAAAGAAAAGGAATTAAGCACACTTTATCAAGCCTATATTCAAGAAGCTGAAGGAACAGCTGGCACCAAAAAAATGGGTAAAGGTCCTATTTTTAAAGAAAAAATTTCCAAATACAATTTAGCTTCCAGCGAACTCGATACTATCCGAAAAAACAATTTGGCTAAAATTGCTGTTCTGGAAAAAAGCACCAAAACATTACAAACTGATTTAGACAAAAAAGTAACCGATACTCAGCCTATTATTGATGGTTTTGATGGTTTGATGGCTAGAATAAATGCTTTGAATAAATTACCTTGGATTCCTTCATTCTTCATAATGCTATTGTTTTTAGCGATAGAAACTTCGCCTATTATTGCTAAATTATTATCTCCCAAAGGAGAATATGATTTTAAACTAGAAGATTTGGAAACGGCTCTCAAAGCTACTTTAGATCAAAATAAATACCAACGTGAGTTGTTGATTAAAACCAGTGCTTTGATGCATGATAAGGTTTATGAAGACATTGTACAAGACAAAAGACTCTACGACTTGCAACGTAAAAATGCTGAAGAATTACTGGAACTCCAATCTAATGGATTTTTAGAAAGACAAAAACAGACTCTTTAA
- a CDS encoding TonB-dependent receptor, which translates to MKNFYLVVTLFLLTASGYAQKSILSGKVLDADDKLSLPGAMIQIVGENKYTTSDYTGHFEFLNINAGTYQVTIKYIGYTSITQQITVEQGKNNVLDFALKVSGTELNEVVVGDNLKGQAKALNQQKNNKNIGNVISSDQVGRFPDANVGDALKRVPGITMQNDQGEARNIIIRGLAPSLNSVTLNGDRIPSAEGDNRNVQMDLIPSDMISTIQVSKTLTPDMDADAIGGSVNLVTRSSPNGERISATLAGGYLPIRDHASLTAGLVYGNRFFDKKLGAIFSGSYNNVDYGSDNIEDEWTKDDFGNQYLQSSAIREYDVQRIRRSASVALDYKFNENNTIFANAIYNWRTDRENRFATVYDDIEAVYDAADESKILRFEGRGRRQTKGGVDNDKNKSRRLEEQRVQNYSLRGEHLIGSNLDLDWSANYSNASEYTPEERYIEYRQKGLDLTQDLSDSRFPLITSKGESLDKYKFSSTTENTDDTSESEFGAKVNIRFPFTIFPSEKGRIRTGLRLRMKEKNRDNNFYTYTPSNSDIALLSQVPTTYFDGNGFNPGDQYVAGALPSANFLGNLDLNNASLFDKESDPSKYLTDNYNAKENIYAAYVRWDQDFNDKLSMVVGFRVENTHIDYTGNRVLDEEELESTINTTNSYTNVLPSLTLEYKATKDLILRAAATTALARPDYFSLAPYVNNIASDKEITAGNPNLDVTYAYNYDFMAENYFKSVGLISGGVFYKKLHDFIYNYSDNQYTTEKFATDFPEQINPIPAGEKWSFVQPKNGDSVNVYGFEFAFQRQLDFFESKFLKGFGIYLNYTFTKSEAKGIADEDGNERKDISLPGTAPHMFNGSLSWENKRFSARVSTNFTSDYLDELGSESYNDSYYDKQFFLDANASYKITSKLRVFAEANNLTNQPLRYYQGVKDHTKQAEYYQAKFNLGLKFDL; encoded by the coding sequence ATGAAAAATTTTTATTTAGTAGTAACGCTCTTTTTATTAACGGCATCAGGTTATGCTCAGAAATCAATACTATCCGGAAAAGTATTAGATGCCGATGACAAACTTTCTTTGCCAGGAGCAATGATTCAAATTGTAGGCGAAAACAAATACACTACATCGGATTATACTGGTCATTTTGAATTTCTTAATATTAATGCAGGTACTTATCAAGTAACAATAAAATATATTGGTTATACATCAATAACCCAACAAATAACTGTAGAACAAGGGAAAAATAATGTACTTGATTTTGCTCTTAAAGTTTCGGGAACTGAGTTGAACGAAGTGGTTGTTGGAGACAATTTAAAGGGCCAAGCTAAAGCATTAAATCAACAAAAAAATAATAAAAATATTGGAAACGTAATCTCGTCAGATCAAGTTGGACGTTTTCCAGATGCCAATGTTGGAGATGCACTAAAGCGTGTTCCAGGTATCACGATGCAAAATGATCAGGGTGAAGCCAGAAATATTATCATTAGAGGTTTGGCTCCATCATTAAACTCAGTTACTTTGAATGGTGATAGAATTCCATCTGCCGAAGGCGATAACAGAAATGTACAGATGGATTTAATTCCGTCTGATATGATTTCTACAATACAAGTTAGTAAAACTCTAACTCCAGATATGGATGCAGATGCTATTGGAGGTTCCGTAAATCTAGTAACAAGGTCATCTCCAAATGGTGAAAGAATCTCTGCAACTCTTGCGGGTGGTTATTTACCAATACGTGATCATGCAAGTTTAACGGCGGGATTAGTATACGGGAATCGTTTTTTTGACAAAAAATTAGGAGCAATTTTCAGCGGTTCATATAACAATGTGGATTATGGTTCTGATAATATCGAAGACGAATGGACAAAAGATGATTTTGGAAATCAATATTTACAATCTTCAGCAATCAGAGAGTATGATGTACAGCGTATTCGTAGAAGTGCTTCTGTTGCTTTAGATTATAAGTTTAATGAAAATAACACCATTTTCGCTAACGCAATTTACAATTGGAGAACGGATAGAGAAAATCGTTTTGCGACTGTTTACGATGATATCGAAGCTGTTTATGATGCTGCTGATGAATCAAAAATTCTTCGTTTTGAGGGTCGTGGAAGACGTCAGACAAAAGGCGGTGTGGATAACGATAAAAACAAAAGCAGAAGATTAGAAGAACAACGCGTGCAAAACTACTCGCTTCGTGGTGAGCATTTAATTGGTTCAAATTTAGATTTAGATTGGTCTGCTAATTATTCGAATGCAAGCGAATATACTCCGGAAGAACGTTATATTGAATACCGTCAAAAAGGATTAGATTTGACTCAAGATTTATCTGATTCGAGATTTCCTTTAATTACGTCTAAAGGGGAATCATTGGATAAATATAAATTTAGTTCTACTACTGAAAATACTGATGATACAAGCGAAAGTGAGTTTGGAGCAAAAGTAAATATTCGTTTTCCGTTTACTATTTTTCCATCAGAAAAAGGAAGAATTAGAACAGGGCTTAGACTTCGAATGAAAGAAAAAAATAGAGATAATAATTTCTATACTTATACACCGTCGAACAGTGATATTGCATTACTTTCACAAGTTCCGACAACTTATTTTGACGGAAATGGATTTAATCCAGGTGACCAATATGTTGCAGGAGCTCTTCCTTCGGCAAACTTTTTAGGAAATTTAGATTTGAATAATGCCTCATTGTTTGATAAAGAATCTGATCCATCAAAGTACTTAACAGATAATTATAATGCCAAAGAAAATATCTATGCAGCTTATGTAAGATGGGATCAGGATTTTAATGATAAATTATCTATGGTTGTAGGTTTCCGTGTCGAAAACACTCATATAGATTATACTGGAAACCGTGTTTTAGATGAAGAAGAATTAGAATCAACAATCAACACTACAAATTCGTATACAAATGTATTACCAAGTCTTACTTTGGAATATAAAGCAACAAAAGATTTGATTTTAAGAGCTGCAGCAACGACAGCTTTGGCAAGACCCGATTATTTTTCACTAGCACCTTATGTAAACAATATCGCTTCTGATAAAGAAATTACGGCTGGAAATCCAAATCTGGATGTTACTTATGCATACAATTATGATTTCATGGCTGAGAATTATTTCAAATCTGTTGGATTAATCTCAGGTGGTGTTTTTTATAAAAAACTACATGATTTCATTTATAATTATAGCGATAATCAATACACAACTGAAAAGTTTGCAACTGATTTCCCAGAGCAGATTAATCCAATTCCAGCTGGTGAAAAATGGTCGTTTGTTCAGCCAAAAAACGGAGATAGTGTTAATGTTTATGGTTTCGAATTTGCCTTCCAACGTCAGTTAGATTTCTTTGAAAGTAAATTTTTAAAAGGATTCGGAATTTATTTAAACTATACTTTTACTAAATCTGAAGCTAAAGGAATTGCTGATGAAGATGGAAACGAAAGAAAAGATATTAGTCTTCCAGGAACTGCTCCACATATGTTTAACGGATCTTTATCTTGGGAAAATAAACGTTTTTCTGCTAGAGTTTCTACAAACTTCACATCAGATTATTTGGATGAATTGGGTTCTGAGTCTTATAACGACAGTTATTATGACAAACAGTTTTTTCTAGACGCAAATGCTTCTTATAAAATCACTTCCAAACTTCGTGTTTTTGCAGAAGCGAACAATTTAACAAATCAGCCATTGCGTTACTATCAAGGTGTTAAAGATCATACTAAACAAGCCGAATATTATCAAGCTAAATTCAATTTAGGTTTGAAGTTCGATTTGTAA
- a CDS encoding phytase: protein MKNKSILTILLLSVLFAACKSSKLAPVAKSAVKPTIVTETLPHDTDDPSIWINPTDASKSIIVGTDKDTDGGLYAFDLNGKILKKSIPLKRPNNVDIAYGLIIDGKKVDVAVTTERESNRIRIFSLPDLEPIDNGGIPVFEGETLRDPMGIALYTRPSDKKIFAIVGRKSGPSGSYLWQYEISGSGKIATATVVRKFGEYSGKKEIEAIAVDNELGTVLYCDEQFGIRKYIADPALNDNKELALFGKGDFKADNEGIAIYKTTGTTGYILVSNQQANTFMVYPREGADGNPNNYPLLAEVPTSTIECDGADVTSVNLGGAYKNGLFVAMSNGMTFQYYSWDLIQERINQAKK, encoded by the coding sequence ATGAAAAATAAATCTATACTGACTATTTTACTTTTAAGCGTTTTATTCGCGGCTTGCAAAAGTTCTAAATTAGCTCCAGTTGCCAAAAGTGCTGTAAAACCAACTATTGTTACCGAGACTTTACCTCACGACACCGATGATCCTTCTATTTGGATTAACCCAACGGATGCTTCAAAAAGTATTATTGTGGGTACTGATAAAGATACTGATGGTGGTTTATATGCTTTTGATTTGAATGGTAAGATTCTAAAAAAATCAATTCCGTTAAAACGTCCAAACAATGTTGATATCGCTTATGGTTTAATAATCGATGGAAAAAAAGTAGATGTTGCTGTTACTACGGAGCGAGAAAGTAATAGAATAAGAATTTTTAGTTTGCCTGATTTGGAACCAATAGACAATGGTGGAATTCCTGTTTTTGAAGGAGAAACTTTGCGTGATCCGATGGGTATTGCTTTATATACACGTCCAAGCGACAAGAAAATTTTCGCAATTGTTGGAAGAAAATCGGGGCCTTCAGGAAGTTATCTATGGCAATATGAAATTTCAGGTTCTGGAAAAATCGCTACAGCAACTGTTGTTAGGAAATTTGGAGAATATAGCGGTAAGAAAGAAATTGAAGCTATTGCGGTTGACAACGAGTTAGGAACAGTTTTATACTGTGATGAGCAATTTGGAATCAGAAAATACATTGCCGACCCAGCTTTAAATGATAATAAAGAATTGGCTCTTTTTGGCAAAGGTGATTTTAAAGCAGATAATGAAGGAATAGCTATTTATAAAACGACTGGAACAACAGGTTATATTTTGGTGTCCAATCAACAAGCCAATACTTTTATGGTGTATCCAAGAGAAGGAGCAGATGGTAATCCAAACAATTATCCTTTATTAGCAGAAGTTCCAACTTCTACCATTGAATGTGATGGAGCAGATGTAACCAGCGTAAATTTAGGGGGGGCATATAAAAATGGACTTTTTGTAGCAATGAGTAACGGAATGACTTTTCAGTATTACTCATGGGATTTGATTCAGGAAAGAATTAATCAGGCAAAAAAATAA
- the pckA gene encoding phosphoenolpyruvate carboxykinase (ATP) has protein sequence MDNYALFTKSISLKELGIENAKIKYQLTPNELHEITIQSGQGLENNTGALAINTGEFTGRSPQDRFIVKDSITEDKVWWGKVNIPFEPTTFDALYKKVTAYLSNKEIFVRDSYVCADPNYKLNVRVITETAWANLFCHNMFLRLTNEELVDFTPEWTVICAPGFLADPAVDGTRQSNFAILDFTKKIALIGGTGYTGEMKKGIFSALNFILPVFKNTLPMHCSANVGEDGDTAIFFGLSGTGKTTLSADPDRKLIGDDEHGWTNENTVFNFEGGCYAKVINLTEENEPDIFRAIKKGAILENVVFKSGTNEVDFEDISITQNTRVSYPIDHIDNIQPGSIGKNPKNIFFLTADAYGILPPISKLTAGQAAYHFISGYTAKVAGTEAGVTEPQPNFSACFGAPFMPLHPTKYAEMLSKKMKDADVKVWLINTGWTGGPYGTGSRMKLKYTRAMITAALKGQLDSVEFVNHDVFGIAIPQSCPEVPSEILNPRNTWENPKLYDVKAIELAHKFEENFTKFKEFANTEILAGAPIA, from the coding sequence ATGGACAATTACGCTTTGTTTACGAAATCGATTTCGTTAAAAGAACTAGGAATTGAAAATGCAAAAATTAAGTATCAACTAACCCCTAATGAGTTACACGAAATTACAATCCAATCTGGACAGGGACTTGAAAACAATACTGGCGCATTAGCAATAAATACTGGCGAGTTTACTGGACGTTCTCCACAAGATCGTTTTATAGTTAAAGACAGTATTACAGAGGACAAAGTATGGTGGGGGAAAGTAAATATTCCTTTTGAACCAACAACTTTTGATGCACTTTACAAAAAGGTGACTGCCTACTTATCGAATAAAGAAATTTTTGTTAGGGATTCTTATGTATGTGCTGATCCAAATTACAAACTAAATGTACGTGTAATTACTGAAACGGCTTGGGCCAATTTATTTTGTCACAACATGTTTTTGAGACTAACTAATGAAGAACTAGTGGATTTTACTCCTGAATGGACTGTTATTTGTGCCCCTGGATTTCTAGCAGATCCTGCTGTTGATGGAACACGTCAAAGTAATTTTGCTATCCTGGATTTTACTAAAAAAATAGCATTAATTGGAGGAACAGGCTATACTGGTGAAATGAAAAAAGGAATCTTTTCTGCATTGAACTTCATCTTACCTGTTTTCAAGAATACCTTACCAATGCACTGTAGTGCGAATGTGGGAGAAGATGGAGATACAGCTATATTCTTTGGATTATCTGGAACAGGAAAAACTACTTTATCTGCAGATCCAGACAGAAAACTAATTGGTGACGATGAACATGGATGGACAAATGAAAATACTGTTTTCAATTTTGAAGGTGGTTGTTATGCCAAAGTAATCAATCTTACTGAAGAGAATGAACCAGACATTTTTAGAGCGATCAAAAAAGGAGCTATTCTAGAAAATGTAGTTTTTAAATCAGGTACTAATGAAGTAGATTTTGAAGATATCTCTATAACTCAAAACACAAGAGTAAGCTATCCTATTGATCATATTGATAATATTCAACCTGGTTCTATTGGAAAAAACCCGAAAAACATTTTCTTCTTAACTGCAGATGCTTATGGTATTTTGCCTCCAATTTCTAAACTAACCGCTGGGCAAGCTGCTTATCATTTTATATCTGGATATACTGCAAAAGTTGCTGGAACTGAAGCAGGTGTTACGGAACCTCAACCTAATTTTTCGGCTTGTTTTGGTGCTCCGTTCATGCCTTTGCATCCAACAAAATATGCAGAAATGTTGAGTAAAAAAATGAAAGATGCCGATGTAAAAGTTTGGTTAATCAATACAGGATGGACAGGAGGACCTTACGGAACTGGAAGCCGAATGAAATTGAAATATACTCGTGCGATGATTACTGCAGCTTTGAAAGGACAATTAGATTCAGTAGAATTTGTAAACCATGACGTATTCGGAATTGCAATTCCACAATCTTGTCCAGAAGTTCCATCAGAAATTTTAAATCCTAGAAATACTTGGGAAAACCCAAAATTATACGATGTAAAAGCTATCGAATTAGCTCATAAATTCGAGGAGAATTTTACAAAATTTAAAGAATTTGCCAATACTGAAATATTAGCAGGAGCGCCAATTGCATAG
- a CDS encoding DUF423 domain-containing protein, giving the protein MDKKIISTAAVFGMIAIILGAFGAHALKKVLTLEQLATFETGVRYQMYHALFLLFIGTTTLINQKLKKTILNLTIIGVLFFSGSIYLLATNSLTSFDFKVIGFITPIGGVFLIISWFLLFFDLIKPLKKKYKI; this is encoded by the coding sequence ATGGATAAGAAAATAATTTCAACGGCAGCTGTTTTTGGTATGATTGCAATAATTTTAGGCGCTTTTGGAGCACATGCTCTAAAAAAAGTTCTCACTCTCGAACAACTTGCCACATTCGAAACAGGAGTACGCTATCAAATGTACCATGCTTTGTTTTTATTATTTATAGGAACAACTACTTTAATCAATCAAAAATTAAAAAAGACTATCCTTAATTTGACCATTATTGGTGTTTTATTTTTTTCAGGATCTATTTATCTTTTGGCAACCAATTCATTGACTTCATTTGATTTTAAAGTAATTGGCTTCATTACTCCAATTGGCGGGGTATTTCTTATTATTTCATGGTTCTTACTATTTTTTGACTTAATAAAACCTTTAAAAAAGAAATATAAAATATAA
- a CDS encoding saccharopine dehydrogenase family protein, which yields MRTILIIGAGRSASSLIQYLLNKSVAEDLHLIIGDLSLALAEKKTNNHPNATPIALDIFDENQRQTAIQKADIVISMLPAHLHIEVARDCIVYKKHLVTASYISDAMQELNEAAKANNLIFMNEIGLDPGIDHMSAMKVIDEIREQGGKMLLFESFCGGLVAPESDDNLWNYKFTWAPRNVVLAGQGGTAKFIQEGTYKYIPYVNLFRRTEFLEVEGYGKFEAYSNRDSLKYRSVYGLDDVLTLYRGTIRRVGFSKAWNMFVQLGMTDDSYIMENSENMSYRQFVNSFLPYHPTDSVEIKMRLILKIDQDDIMWDKLLELDLFNRNKKVGLKNATPAQILEKILSDSWTLKPHDKDMIVMYHKFGFVLNGEEKQIDSKMVCLGEDQTYTAMAKTVGLPVAMATLLILNGKITTPGVQLPIRKEVYLPILKELEEYGVVFNEQAMPYVGYNPDKVFN from the coding sequence ATGAGAACAATTCTAATTATAGGAGCAGGTAGATCCGCTTCATCTTTGATACAATACCTTTTAAACAAATCGGTAGCTGAAGACTTGCATCTTATTATTGGAGACCTGTCTTTGGCTTTAGCTGAAAAAAAGACAAACAATCACCCCAATGCAACTCCTATTGCTTTAGATATATTTGATGAAAATCAAAGACAAACTGCTATTCAAAAAGCAGATATTGTTATTTCGATGTTACCTGCTCATCTGCATATAGAGGTAGCAAGGGATTGTATTGTATATAAAAAACATCTTGTGACGGCTTCATATATAAGTGATGCGATGCAAGAATTAAATGAAGCTGCTAAAGCAAATAATTTAATCTTCATGAACGAAATTGGTCTTGATCCTGGAATTGATCACATGAGTGCCATGAAAGTAATTGATGAAATTAGAGAACAAGGAGGAAAAATGTTGTTGTTTGAATCTTTTTGTGGAGGACTTGTAGCACCAGAATCAGATGACAATCTATGGAATTATAAATTTACCTGGGCACCAAGAAATGTTGTACTTGCGGGTCAAGGAGGAACTGCCAAATTTATACAAGAAGGAACTTATAAATACATCCCGTATGTGAATTTGTTTCGTAGAACCGAATTTTTGGAAGTAGAAGGATATGGTAAATTTGAGGCCTATTCTAACAGAGATTCGCTGAAATACCGAAGTGTTTATGGTCTTGATGATGTACTTACTTTATATAGAGGAACTATTCGAAGAGTTGGTTTTTCTAAGGCTTGGAATATGTTTGTGCAACTTGGAATGACAGACGATAGTTATATCATGGAAAACTCTGAAAACATGAGCTACCGACAGTTTGTTAATTCGTTCTTACCATACCACCCAACGGATTCAGTCGAAATAAAAATGCGCTTGATTCTAAAAATTGACCAAGATGACATCATGTGGGACAAACTTTTAGAATTGGATTTATTCAATCGCAATAAAAAGGTGGGATTAAAAAACGCTACTCCTGCACAAATTCTTGAAAAAATACTTAGTGATAGTTGGACTTTAAAGCCACATGATAAGGACATGATTGTAATGTATCACAAATTTGGATTTGTCCTTAATGGTGAAGAAAAACAAATTGACTCAAAAATGGTTTGTCTTGGCGAAGATCAAACCTATACAGCGATGGCAAAAACCGTGGGATTACCGGTAGCTATGGCAACCTTACTAATTTTGAATGGAAAAATAACAACTCCAGGAGTGCAATTGCCAATTCGTAAAGAAGTGTATCTCCCAATTTTGAAAGAGTTAGAAGAATATGGTGTTGTATTCAATGAACAAGCAATGCCTTATGTAGGATATAATCCTGACAAGGTTTTTAATTAA